The window GTGCCTGCTGTCTATGAAGTAAGCGGAAAGCAGTATGTGGTGATTGCTGCCGGAGGGGCAAACAGGTTAGGAACCCCGGCGGGTGATGCCTATGTAGCTTTTGCTTTACCGGAAATGTAAATTAATCCAATAAAAAAAGGAGCCAATCCTAAGCAGGATTGGCCCTTTTTTGGGAGTGTTATGTCAATCAACCCTCAATGAGTTAATCTAAAATATTTCCTTTGGCATCAATGGATACGTTAGTCCTTTCCCCATCTTTTTCTAGCCTAACATTAAAAACCAAAACTCCTTTTTCATTTTTAGAAGCACTTACTCTTGTGATTTCATTGCCCGGATATTTAGAAAGCAATATGGTCTGAAGATTTTCCGGTAAGGGGTCTTCATAAGGGATGGTGTTTGAGAACCTTCTCTCATCTCCTGCTTCAGCTTTTCTTTCGATAAATTCATTGATGCCATTTTCTTGTTTTACCAAATCGAAAGCATCATATAATTCACCTACAGCAGTATAGGATTCAAAACTTAGTTTATCCCCATCTATATTAATCACCTGAAACAATTGGGTGTTTTCAGCTTTACGATCCCTTTCTGCACCTTTTCCTTTCCACCCTTCTTCACTTACACTATACATTTTTCCACCACTAACAGATACTACATAAACAGTTCCTGTTTTATCCCTTGCATTCAATCCATCCATGACATTGTCTTCCGGAGATACACGGCCCCTAGCATAACTATGATCATGACCTTGCAATGCCAAGTCAACTTTATATTTGTCGAATATAGGTTTCCATGCTTTTCTTAATTCATCATTGTCTCTGCCTGCTGAAGCAGAAAACAGAGGATGATGATAGGTCACAATGGTCCATTTTTTTGTGTTTTCTGAGAGAACCTTTTCGAGCCAAGGGATCTGTTCCTTTTGAGCAACATTGCTATTTAAGGAGATGATACGAGCATCTTGGTAGTCCATATAGTATACAGTTTCCTCTAGTCCCAGTCCTTTAGGGCCATTTTCAGGAAGTGTAAATTGAGGGCGCCATTGTATAGATAGTCTTCTCTCCCCATCTTCTCCATCTAGTTCCGGAATGTTTCTATATTCATGATTTCCAGGTGTAACCATTGATGGGACCATGCTATGGATAAAGCCTCCGGCTGTAAACCACTCGTGCCATTCTTGGTCTCTATGAGCCCTGTTGATCAGGTCACCGGCATGGATAATGAATTTGGCATCCGGAGCTTTGCGGTAACCTTCTCGGATTAACCTAGCCCAAAGCTCAAGCACATAATTCTGCGCGTCTCCCACATACAGGAAAGAAAAAGGTTTATTATTGTCTTTGGATGCGGTTGTAAACTGTGTCCATTCAGTCCATGATTCACCATCTCCTACCCGGTATCCATACATGGTGCCCGGTTTGAGGTTTTTAAATTTTACGGAATGGTAGTTTGCTTCGACTTTTACATCTTCAATTTTCAATCCATCTAATACTTCTGTTTTTGCTTCATAGGTTTCGGCATTTCTCCAAAATTTTGGGGCGCCGTCTGCTATCGCAATTTCAGCATAGCCTGTAGGAATAGAAGTGTCGGTTCTCCATGTTACATTGGCTTCGGTGGCAGGATCTGCCCCAAAATTCAATACCACCCTATCGGGATAATAACTAGGCTTGCTCCATTCTTCTCTAAAAGTTGGGGCTTTGTAAACTCTATACTCTTGCGCAATCGCGAAATTAATTACTAATAATAAGCAGAAAGAGAAAAATAAATGTTTCATTTAGGATGGTTTTTCAGTATATCTTCGTAAAAATAGCTAAATACGAATCATTTCTCAAGTGTAATAATTATTATATCGTTAACATTATAAATAAGAATTTAACAATTGTTTCATTTGTCAATTTGATTTCAAATCAACAACAATTAGAAATATCTATTTAATTGGATTACCATTAAAAAATACTGGATCAAACATAAATGGGCTACTAAAAACTAATTAATTCTCAATCTTATTTTTTTCGTTTTACACCTCTTGTTGCTTGGGCCTCCCAGGGGTTTTCCGGCCAATGGTGTTTGGGATACCTTCGTTTCAACTCCTTCTTTACCTCATGGTAGGTATTGTCCCAAAAACTTTTTAAATCTTGGGTTACCTGAACAGGTTTAAAACCGGGAGATAACAAATGGATCAATAAAGGATTTTTACCTTCATTGACTGCAGGGGTTTGACTCCATCCAAAAAGCTCCTGAAGGCGTGCGGCTAAAATTGGGGGATTTCCATCAAAATTGTACGCAATGGGTAGGGTTGAACCACTGGGGAGTTTGATTTTTTCCGGAGCCAAGCGATTGAGTTCCATTTGTTGATCAAATGTCAAACTGTCCTTTAATATATTGCAAAGCGGTAATTTTTTTAATTCTGAGCCTGAATGTATATTTTCTAAATAAGGAGAGAGCCACTCATGCGCAGTTTTTAATAACTGATCTGTGCTAAAATTCGGCAATGATCCGGTTTCGTTCCAAATGCTTAGACTCATGACTCTACATTGAAGTTGTCTTGTCCTATCGTCCCAATTAAGCCACTTTTCCCCCGACTTGGCAAGCATTCTTACCAAGCATTCTTGTATCAACAGAGGATCAGGTTTTTTTAATGGAATTTTTTCCAATACAATTAGCCCTATTCTGCGTTCCTCAACTGCTTGAATGGAGGCTGAGGCCTCTTCCCAATAGATCCTTTCCTCAGATTTTACCATGGACTGTATTGCTTTCGGGTCTAATGGGGCTCCCAAGAATATTTTGCCGACACCATCTCTTTCATCCATGTGGGCTATTGCAATCCAATCTTCTGAAGCCATGTTGTCATTTTTATCCATTCGCGCAAGTTTACCATTAGACAATTTAAATTGGGCTTGATCACCTGCCTTGGCGATTCTTTCAGGAAAGGCCTGCCCAATTAATAATCCTGTGGCATAAGGATCGATGGCTGAATTTTCTGCTTTTATACTAAGTATTTGTCTGTATGCTTTGGCAACTTGTTCAATTTTCTTAAAGTTGAAATAGGTGGAGGTTCCGCTTCTATACCGGCGTAGTTCTTCAATTCTCAAGTTGATGTCTATGCCTCTTCCGGGCCCTAGTGGGTCTTTTTCCTCCAGAATAGCAGCCAGGTCTGTGCCCAAGGCTTCCAAACCTAATAATTGGCTGTAAACAAGTAAATGTGCAATTCTTGGATGACATGGAAAATCATGTAAGGATTCACCGTGTGGGGTGATATTTTTATTAGTAATAGCCCCTAAGTTTTTTAATGTTTCCACTGCCTGAGCCCAATTACCCGAGGGTGGAGGATTGACCCAATTCAATCGAGAAGGATCATGTGTTCCCCATTGATAAAGTTCCAAGGCCAATGGACTCAGGTCTGCTTCCATTATTTCCGGTTGTCTAAAGGGAATCAGGTTGGCTTGGCTACCTTTAGACCATAACCTAAAACATATTCCGGGACCTAGCCTGCCTGCTCTTCCAGCTCTTTGATTCGCAGTGTCGGCGGTCACAGGGATCGTCACCAACTTATTTAATCCTGTGTTGGGGTTAAATTTTCCACTTCTCATATACCCTCCATCAATTACGATTTTAATCCC of the Cyclobacterium marinum DSM 745 genome contains:
- the hrpB gene encoding ATP-dependent helicase HrpB, coding for MKDFPKLPILEVIPQLKDRLSAAPIVLLHAPPGAGKSTLAPLTLMKENWLNGKKIIILEPRKLAAISIAQRMAQLINEPVGESIGYRVRFNTCVGKNTRIEVITEGILTRMMQQDNGLEEVGLIVFDEFHERSIHADLGLTIAREIQEVLRPDLRLLIMSATLDSDDLSRNLKAPLVESSGRSFPVNIQYRGGADLFNLPKNTSLIIKEALDNHEGDILVFLPGQGEINKTASLIENWPDDLAIYKLYGQMAYNQQRAALLPHPQGKRKVVLATAIAETSLTIEGIKIVIDGGYMRSGKFNPNTGLNKLVTIPVTADTANQRAGRAGRLGPGICFRLWSKGSQANLIPFRQPEIMEADLSPLALELYQWGTHDPSRLNWVNPPPSGNWAQAVETLKNLGAITNKNITPHGESLHDFPCHPRIAHLLVYSQLLGLEALGTDLAAILEEKDPLGPGRGIDINLRIEELRRYRSGTSTYFNFKKIEQVAKAYRQILSIKAENSAIDPYATGLLIGQAFPERIAKAGDQAQFKLSNGKLARMDKNDNMASEDWIAIAHMDERDGVGKIFLGAPLDPKAIQSMVKSEERIYWEEASASIQAVEERRIGLIVLEKIPLKKPDPLLIQECLVRMLAKSGEKWLNWDDRTRQLQCRVMSLSIWNETGSLPNFSTDQLLKTAHEWLSPYLENIHSGSELKKLPLCNILKDSLTFDQQMELNRLAPEKIKLPSGSTLPIAYNFDGNPPILAARLQELFGWSQTPAVNEGKNPLLIHLLSPGFKPVQVTQDLKSFWDNTYHEVKKELKRRYPKHHWPENPWEAQATRGVKRKK
- a CDS encoding purple acid phosphatase family protein, whose translation is MKHLFFSFCLLLVINFAIAQEYRVYKAPTFREEWSKPSYYPDRVVLNFGADPATEANVTWRTDTSIPTGYAEIAIADGAPKFWRNAETYEAKTEVLDGLKIEDVKVEANYHSVKFKNLKPGTMYGYRVGDGESWTEWTQFTTASKDNNKPFSFLYVGDAQNYVLELWARLIREGYRKAPDAKFIIHAGDLINRAHRDQEWHEWFTAGGFIHSMVPSMVTPGNHEYRNIPELDGEDGERRLSIQWRPQFTLPENGPKGLGLEETVYYMDYQDARIISLNSNVAQKEQIPWLEKVLSENTKKWTIVTYHHPLFSASAGRDNDELRKAWKPIFDKYKVDLALQGHDHSYARGRVSPEDNVMDGLNARDKTGTVYVVSVSGGKMYSVSEEGWKGKGAERDRKAENTQLFQVINIDGDKLSFESYTAVGELYDAFDLVKQENGINEFIERKAEAGDERRFSNTIPYEDPLPENLQTILLSKYPGNEITRVSASKNEKGVLVFNVRLEKDGERTNVSIDAKGNILD